In a single window of the Dysgonomonas mossii genome:
- a CDS encoding glycoside hydrolase family 3 C-terminal domain-containing protein, with protein MKKLLLILLFILFANTGVFAQYVYPFQNTNLSDEKRLDNLLSIMTIDEKINALSTNLGVPRLGIRNTGHSEGLHGMALGGPGNWGGFKMVNYQRVPDVYPTTTFPQAYGLGETWDTELIKKVADIEATEIRYYTQNERYTKGGLVMRAPNADLARDPRWGRTEESFGEDPFLVSEMAVAFIKGLQGDNPRYWKSASLMKHFLANSNEDGRDSTSSNFDNRLFHEYYSYPFRKGIEKGGSQAFMAAYNSWNGIPMTIHPILKDIRKDCNFKGIICTDGGALDLLIKAHKTFPTHTEGSAAIVKAGVGQFLDNFRPYIYEALEKGMLTEADIDKAIRGNFYIALKLGLLDGDQTKLPYAHIGVTDTVSVWRNKEIQDFVRLVTAKSVVLLKNEKKLLPLKKENIKRIAIIGPRANEVLLDWYSGTPPYTVSILQGIKNAVGNNVEVIHEPSNEMDKAYLAAQKADIAIVCVGNHVYGTDPKWKYSPVPSDGREAVDRKALSLEQEDLVKIVHKANPNTVMVLVSSFPFAINWSQENIPAILHITNNSQELGNGLADVIFGDYNPAGRTNQTWVKSIADLPPMMDYDIRNGRTYMYAKEKSLYPFGYGLSYTNFTYSDMALSSSTLSKGKDLKVSVNVKNTGDVDGEEVAQLYVSFPQSKVIRPIKQLKGFDRTMVKKGESKTFEFTLRAEDLAYWDNDKDSFVIEPGTVNLLIGSSSEDIRLTKEIQLK; from the coding sequence ATGAAAAAACTATTACTTATTCTGCTATTTATTTTGTTTGCGAATACCGGGGTATTTGCACAATATGTCTATCCGTTCCAAAACACAAACTTAAGCGACGAAAAACGCCTCGACAATCTACTGTCTATAATGACAATTGACGAGAAAATAAATGCACTATCCACAAACTTAGGCGTTCCTCGCTTAGGAATTCGAAACACAGGACATTCTGAAGGATTGCACGGGATGGCACTGGGAGGCCCCGGTAACTGGGGTGGTTTCAAAATGGTAAATTATCAGCGTGTGCCCGATGTATATCCTACAACTACATTTCCTCAGGCCTATGGACTAGGTGAGACATGGGATACAGAACTGATAAAAAAAGTAGCTGACATAGAAGCCACAGAAATAAGATATTACACACAAAACGAAAGATATACAAAAGGAGGTTTGGTAATGCGTGCCCCCAATGCAGACTTAGCCCGGGACCCACGTTGGGGACGCACGGAGGAGAGTTTTGGAGAAGACCCTTTTCTGGTATCGGAGATGGCGGTAGCCTTTATAAAAGGACTACAAGGAGACAATCCCCGATACTGGAAATCGGCATCCTTAATGAAACATTTCCTTGCAAACAGTAATGAAGATGGGCGCGATTCGACATCCTCTAATTTTGATAATCGACTGTTTCACGAGTATTATTCATATCCTTTCCGAAAAGGTATAGAAAAGGGCGGCTCTCAGGCTTTCATGGCAGCTTATAATAGCTGGAACGGAATACCCATGACGATCCACCCTATTTTGAAAGACATTCGTAAAGACTGTAACTTTAAAGGAATAATCTGTACCGACGGAGGAGCTCTTGATCTGTTGATAAAAGCACATAAGACATTCCCAACCCACACAGAAGGCAGTGCAGCCATCGTAAAAGCCGGTGTAGGGCAATTTCTTGATAATTTCCGTCCATACATATACGAAGCCTTAGAAAAAGGAATGCTGACAGAAGCAGATATAGACAAGGCTATACGGGGAAATTTCTATATCGCATTGAAGTTAGGCCTGCTAGATGGAGATCAGACAAAACTACCTTATGCTCATATAGGAGTTACAGATACAGTTTCGGTGTGGAGAAATAAAGAAATACAAGATTTTGTACGTCTGGTTACTGCAAAATCTGTCGTGCTACTAAAAAATGAGAAAAAACTATTGCCTTTAAAGAAGGAAAACATTAAGAGGATTGCAATTATTGGTCCACGAGCCAACGAAGTATTACTAGACTGGTATAGCGGCACTCCGCCTTATACAGTTTCCATACTACAAGGTATAAAAAATGCAGTCGGTAACAATGTCGAAGTTATACACGAGCCTTCGAATGAAATGGACAAAGCCTATCTTGCCGCACAGAAAGCAGATATAGCCATAGTATGCGTTGGAAATCATGTATATGGCACCGATCCTAAATGGAAATACTCACCTGTACCGAGCGACGGACGTGAGGCTGTGGATCGCAAAGCTTTATCACTCGAACAAGAAGACTTAGTAAAGATTGTACACAAAGCGAACCCCAATACCGTAATGGTACTGGTCAGCAGCTTCCCTTTTGCTATAAACTGGTCGCAAGAAAATATACCGGCGATACTGCATATTACAAACAACAGTCAGGAACTCGGAAACGGTCTGGCTGACGTAATCTTCGGCGATTATAATCCTGCGGGCAGAACAAATCAGACTTGGGTAAAATCCATTGCCGACCTACCCCCGATGATGGATTATGATATACGGAACGGCCGCACATACATGTATGCAAAAGAAAAGTCGCTATACCCTTTCGGATATGGTCTTAGCTACACAAATTTCACCTACTCCGATATGGCTTTATCTTCTTCTACTCTTTCTAAAGGAAAAGATTTAAAAGTATCAGTAAATGTAAAAAATACAGGAGATGTGGATGGAGAAGAAGTAGCCCAACTATATGTATCGTTTCCTCAGTCAAAAGTTATACGACCAATCAAACAGCTAAAAGGCTTCGATCGCACGATGGTCAAAAAAGGAGAAAGTAAAACTTTTGAATTCACTCTAAGAGCCGAAGATCTAGCATATTGGGACAACGATAAAGACTCGTTTGTAATAGAACCCGGAACAGTGAATCTCTTGATAGGATCATCTTCGGAAGATATCAGGCTGACAAAAGAAATACAACTAAAATAA
- a CDS encoding glycoside hydrolase family 95 protein — MKFYKLFLLFFIFSWSGLSAQNKQNEWQYYFDKPASIWEESIPLGNGRIGMMPWGGIEKERVVLNEISLWSGNKQDADNPEAYKYLGEIRRLLFEKKNKEAQELMYKTFTCKGKGSAGLEYGKFQIFANLYVDFIYPDKSEATQYKRVLDMNNALSTVSFSKNDVEYKREYFTSFSDDIGLVKYTASKPEALSLKISLQRDENFKTYASGNTLYIFGQLEAGENHSGMKYLGMVKVINKGGELSATDKEIDIKNANEVTLYVSLATNYNGTNHEKTASDLLNNAGVNYEKLKKKHIAKYQVLFNRVDLTLEKNKNSSLAIDKRLEAFATDKTDYDLAALYMQYGRYLLISSTREGSLPPNLQGLWAPQINTPWNADYHLNINLQMNLWGAEMFNLSELHKPTIEFVKSLVEPGEKTAKIYYNSNGWVVHILSNVWGFTSPGEHPSWGATNTAGAWMCQHLWEHYLYTQDKEYLKSVYPTMKGAALFFEDMLIEDPNNGYLVTAPTTSPENAYITPSGDVVSICTGSAMDNQIIRELFTNVTNAAKILEVDNEWIQDISAKKERLAPTSIGKYGQVMEWLEDYEESEIHHRHVSQLYGLHPGNELSYEKTPELMQAAKVTLTRRGDQSTGWSMAWKINFWARLKDGNKAYKLIGDLLKPAENNWGTYPNLFSAHPPMQIDGNFGGSAGIGEMLLQSHEGFIELLPAIPDGWKNGEVRGMKVRGGAEISFKWKDNKIQYIHITATASNQFVIKLPSGKPLIAGTKNYKIESNRLYLTLNKGNKIEITLNK, encoded by the coding sequence ATGAAGTTCTACAAACTATTTTTATTATTTTTTATTTTTTCATGGAGTGGACTTTCTGCTCAAAATAAACAAAACGAATGGCAATACTATTTCGATAAGCCGGCATCCATCTGGGAAGAATCAATCCCATTAGGAAATGGCAGAATAGGGATGATGCCTTGGGGTGGAATAGAAAAGGAACGAGTCGTATTAAATGAAATTTCTCTATGGTCGGGCAACAAGCAGGATGCTGATAATCCCGAAGCTTATAAATATCTGGGTGAAATAAGAAGACTTCTATTTGAGAAAAAGAATAAAGAGGCTCAGGAATTAATGTACAAAACCTTCACCTGCAAAGGCAAAGGAAGTGCAGGTTTGGAATATGGTAAATTTCAGATTTTTGCGAACCTGTATGTAGACTTTATATACCCTGACAAATCTGAAGCGACACAGTATAAAAGGGTGCTGGACATGAATAATGCTCTATCTACTGTTTCTTTCTCTAAAAATGATGTAGAATACAAACGAGAATACTTTACGTCTTTTTCTGATGACATCGGATTAGTAAAATATACAGCAAGTAAGCCGGAAGCATTAAGCCTAAAGATATCATTGCAACGTGATGAGAATTTTAAAACTTATGCGAGCGGCAACACTCTTTATATTTTTGGACAATTGGAAGCAGGAGAAAACCATTCGGGAATGAAATATCTGGGAATGGTGAAAGTGATAAACAAAGGAGGAGAATTATCAGCTACGGACAAGGAGATAGATATTAAGAATGCTAATGAAGTCACCCTATATGTTTCATTAGCGACCAACTACAACGGTACGAATCATGAAAAAACAGCTTCTGACCTCTTGAACAATGCCGGAGTCAATTACGAGAAACTAAAAAAGAAACATATTGCAAAATATCAGGTTCTTTTTAATCGTGTAGATCTCACTTTAGAAAAAAATAAGAATTCCTCACTAGCAATAGATAAGCGACTGGAAGCATTTGCAACAGACAAAACAGATTACGATCTGGCTGCCTTATATATGCAGTACGGTCGTTATCTATTAATATCGTCTACCCGAGAGGGAAGCCTCCCTCCTAACCTGCAAGGACTGTGGGCTCCACAAATAAACACCCCTTGGAATGCTGATTATCATTTGAATATCAATCTACAGATGAATCTTTGGGGAGCTGAAATGTTTAATCTTTCCGAGCTCCACAAACCTACTATCGAATTTGTGAAATCGTTGGTAGAGCCGGGAGAAAAAACAGCAAAAATATATTATAACAGCAATGGATGGGTCGTTCATATTTTGAGTAATGTATGGGGCTTCACTTCTCCCGGAGAACACCCTTCATGGGGAGCAACCAACACGGCCGGCGCATGGATGTGCCAGCATCTCTGGGAACACTACTTATACACTCAGGATAAAGAATATCTAAAATCGGTATATCCGACAATGAAAGGTGCGGCTTTATTCTTTGAGGACATGCTGATCGAAGACCCTAACAACGGTTATTTGGTTACGGCTCCGACTACTTCTCCTGAGAACGCTTACATAACACCATCGGGAGACGTGGTAAGTATCTGTACAGGCTCAGCGATGGACAATCAGATTATTCGCGAATTATTTACAAACGTAACGAATGCTGCAAAAATATTAGAGGTAGATAATGAATGGATCCAAGATATTTCAGCGAAAAAAGAACGACTAGCACCTACTTCAATCGGAAAATACGGACAGGTAATGGAATGGCTCGAAGATTATGAAGAGAGTGAAATCCACCATCGCCATGTATCACAACTGTATGGACTACATCCGGGAAATGAACTTTCCTATGAAAAGACTCCCGAACTGATGCAAGCGGCTAAAGTCACCCTGACAAGACGAGGAGATCAGTCTACAGGATGGTCTATGGCATGGAAAATTAATTTCTGGGCACGGCTCAAAGACGGAAACAAAGCTTATAAACTGATTGGCGACCTGTTGAAACCTGCTGAAAATAACTGGGGCACCTATCCAAATCTGTTCAGTGCACACCCTCCTATGCAAATAGATGGCAACTTTGGCGGATCAGCCGGAATAGGGGAAATGCTTCTGCAAAGCCATGAAGGTTTTATAGAACTACTGCCTGCTATACCCGACGGGTGGAAGAACGGAGAAGTGAGAGGCATGAAAGTAAGAGGGGGTGCAGAAATTTCCTTTAAATGGAAAGATAACAAGATCCAATATATACATATCACGGCAACTGCAAGCAATCAGTTTGTGATTAAACTACCTAGCGGAAAGCCTTTGATTGCAGGAACAAAGAACTATAAAATAGAAAGTAATAGATTATACCTGACATTGAATAAGGGAAATAAAATTGAAATTACGTTAAACAAATAA
- a CDS encoding TIM-barrel domain-containing protein: MKIRIILCLIICFSTQLAAQQKRILGEPIDMSIDFKDFHNTFFFADKVASFNGAEGKGKISWKRTSLYTRQAFNVNTILPQDLKMLDFPGEAYEQNPELDFSVDFVTPRTLRIRMLTTPVQPKPFDSPMLVKEPGKDSSWKYSKTGNTHTYKSNYGSIEIEENPFRITLKDEKGKRLTDTWRWCDNDSSQVKVIPFNFIKRGLDNSRAINPVFSLSPGEKIFGCGESVTKLDKRGQKVNLFVTDPQGPETDQMYKPVPFFMSNRGYGMFMHTSAPVTCDFGNTYVGANKLFMGDEALDLFIFIGEPKDILNEYTEIVGKPSMPPLWSFGTWMSRITYFEQSEGYDVAAKLRSYKIPSDVIHFDTGWFETDWQCDYKFAPSRFSNPQKMIDDLKKDGFHISLWQLTYFTPKNKFFNEIIEKNLHVKNSKGEMPYEDAVLDFSNLETVKWYQDKLAGLLKMGVGAIKVDFGEAAPIEGFYASGRGGWYEHNLYPLRYNKAVADITKEVNNENIIWARSAWAGSQRYPLHWGGDAANTDIGMDATLRGGLSFGLSGFSFWSHDIGGFVVAAPENLYRRWLPFGFLTSHSRAHGAPPKEPWLYNDNFVKAFRESAEMKYKLMPYIYAQAKLCTEKGLPMVRALFVEYPDDPGAWLVEDQYLFGTDILVAPMMEAGTERNVYLPKGNWIDYQSGKTYQQGWNVVEAGKIPAIILVREGAVIPHAQLAQSTDKINWSDIELKVYGDKEKATGFVCLPSDNKLTDIILTKSGSNYQLEKGQIQGVHYRINK; this comes from the coding sequence ATGAAAATACGAATTATTCTTTGCCTCATCATTTGCTTCAGCACGCAGCTTGCGGCTCAACAAAAACGCATATTAGGTGAACCTATCGACATGAGTATCGACTTTAAGGATTTTCACAATACATTTTTCTTTGCCGACAAAGTGGCTTCATTTAACGGAGCAGAAGGGAAAGGGAAAATCTCGTGGAAACGAACATCATTGTACACTCGTCAGGCTTTTAATGTAAATACAATCTTACCACAAGATTTAAAGATGTTAGATTTTCCGGGCGAAGCCTATGAGCAAAACCCCGAATTAGACTTCTCGGTAGATTTTGTGACACCACGCACATTGCGAATAAGAATGTTGACAACCCCTGTCCAACCTAAACCGTTCGACTCTCCTATGTTAGTCAAAGAACCGGGCAAAGACAGTTCCTGGAAATATTCTAAAACAGGGAATACGCATACTTACAAAAGCAATTACGGCAGTATAGAAATTGAAGAAAATCCATTCCGTATCACGTTGAAAGACGAAAAAGGAAAACGATTGACCGATACATGGCGTTGGTGCGACAATGATTCTTCGCAAGTAAAGGTTATCCCTTTCAACTTCATCAAACGGGGATTGGATAATAGCCGCGCAATAAACCCAGTATTTTCATTGTCTCCGGGAGAAAAAATATTTGGTTGCGGCGAATCTGTAACCAAGTTAGACAAGAGAGGTCAAAAGGTTAATCTATTCGTTACCGATCCGCAAGGCCCCGAAACAGATCAAATGTACAAGCCTGTTCCTTTCTTTATGAGTAATCGTGGTTACGGTATGTTTATGCACACATCAGCCCCTGTCACTTGCGATTTCGGGAATACCTATGTAGGTGCAAACAAGCTGTTCATGGGAGATGAAGCACTCGATCTGTTCATATTTATCGGCGAACCGAAAGACATACTGAATGAATATACCGAAATAGTAGGGAAGCCATCTATGCCTCCACTCTGGTCGTTTGGCACATGGATGAGCCGAATCACTTACTTTGAGCAAAGCGAGGGTTATGATGTCGCAGCCAAACTACGCTCATATAAAATCCCGTCCGATGTTATTCACTTCGATACAGGATGGTTCGAAACAGACTGGCAATGCGACTATAAATTTGCGCCATCGAGGTTTTCCAATCCTCAGAAAATGATTGACGATCTAAAGAAAGATGGATTCCATATCTCGCTGTGGCAACTGACTTATTTTACACCTAAAAATAAATTTTTCAATGAAATAATAGAGAAAAACTTGCATGTAAAAAACTCAAAAGGAGAAATGCCTTATGAAGATGCAGTTTTAGACTTTTCCAACCTTGAGACTGTAAAATGGTATCAGGACAAACTTGCAGGATTACTAAAAATGGGAGTTGGTGCAATAAAAGTAGACTTCGGAGAAGCCGCACCAATAGAAGGATTTTATGCATCAGGGCGTGGTGGATGGTACGAGCACAATCTGTATCCGCTGCGTTACAACAAAGCTGTTGCAGACATCACCAAAGAAGTCAACAATGAAAATATTATCTGGGCTCGCAGTGCTTGGGCAGGAAGCCAACGCTATCCTCTCCATTGGGGTGGCGATGCTGCGAATACAGATATCGGTATGGATGCAACATTACGCGGAGGCCTCTCATTCGGACTAAGCGGCTTTTCTTTCTGGAGTCACGATATAGGAGGATTTGTGGTTGCTGCTCCCGAGAATCTGTATCGACGTTGGTTACCTTTCGGATTTTTGACATCGCATAGCCGTGCACATGGAGCACCACCAAAAGAGCCTTGGCTATATAACGATAACTTTGTAAAAGCTTTTCGTGAATCGGCCGAAATGAAATACAAATTAATGCCGTACATTTATGCACAAGCTAAATTATGTACCGAAAAAGGGTTGCCTATGGTTCGGGCTTTGTTTGTGGAATATCCCGACGATCCCGGAGCATGGCTTGTAGAAGATCAGTATCTCTTTGGGACTGACATATTAGTAGCTCCGATGATGGAAGCCGGAACAGAACGAAATGTATATCTGCCCAAAGGCAACTGGATCGATTATCAAAGTGGAAAAACATATCAACAAGGATGGAATGTGGTAGAAGCCGGCAAAATCCCAGCTATCATTCTGGTGCGCGAGGGTGCTGTTATCCCGCACGCCCAACTTGCTCAATCTACAGATAAAATCAATTGGTCTGATATAGAACTAAAAGTTTATGGAGACAAAGAAAAAGCGACAGGATTCGTTTGTCTTCCGTCAGACAATAAACTAACAGATATTATTCTTACAAAATCGGGTAGTAATTATCAGCTGGAAAAAGGACAAATACAAGGTGTGCATTATAGGATAAACAAGTAA
- a CDS encoding beta-glucosidase: MKKLFFYVLFGLLLLQANGQTKQIPVYLDDSKLMEVRIEDALSRMTLEEKIAMIHAQSKFSTPGVPRLGIPEIWMSDGPHGVRMEIDWDTWNHAGWTNDSCTAFPALTCLAATFNPELSLKYGNALGEEARFRKKEMILGPGVNIYRTPMNGRNFEYMGEDPYLASKMVVPFVKGVQQNGVAATMKHFALNNQELWRGHIDVEVSDRALYEIYLPAFKAGVEEGKVWAIMGSYNKYRGQYCSHHERLINQILKGEWNYDGVVVTDWGSAHNTREAALYGLDIEMGTWTNGLTWGQSFAYDNYYLAKPYLKMLEKGELPMSTLDDKVRRVLRLNFRTNMDRNRPYGSFATPEHAAVSREVAEQGIVLMKNTNNFFPIAKDRYKKIVVIGENATRSLTVGGGSSELKVKKEVSPLEGLKIKYGTDKVFYTMGYGSGPSVYDHFIPSPYNADSLKREALALVKDADVVLFFGGLNKNYQQDCEGGDRTSYDLPFGQNELIEDLLKVNKNMGIFIVSGNAVAMPWLDKVPALMQSWYLGSEAGNATANVIAGDINPSGKLPFSIPKKLEDNGAMSFGTISYPGDSIKQIYKEDILVGYRWHDTKKIPALFPFGYGLSYTTFEYGKASTDKKEYTKNDEIKISLTLTNKGNVDGAESVQIYASQQKPSMERPAKELKAFKKVFLKAGETKNVELSIPVKDLAFFNDKAHEWVVESDKFTLHCAASSADVKSSVTINVK, encoded by the coding sequence ATGAAGAAACTATTTTTTTATGTATTATTCGGCTTACTCTTATTGCAAGCAAACGGACAAACAAAACAGATTCCGGTCTACCTTGACGATAGTAAACTTATGGAGGTCAGAATAGAAGATGCTCTATCAAGAATGACTTTGGAAGAAAAGATTGCAATGATACATGCTCAATCTAAATTTAGTACACCCGGAGTTCCTCGTCTAGGTATTCCTGAAATATGGATGAGCGACGGCCCTCATGGGGTACGTATGGAAATAGACTGGGATACATGGAACCATGCAGGATGGACAAACGACTCATGCACTGCTTTCCCTGCATTAACATGTTTAGCTGCGACATTCAACCCCGAGCTTTCTCTGAAATACGGAAATGCACTGGGAGAAGAAGCTCGTTTCAGAAAAAAAGAAATGATTCTTGGACCCGGTGTCAATATTTATCGCACGCCGATGAATGGCCGTAACTTTGAATATATGGGTGAAGACCCTTACTTAGCCTCTAAGATGGTTGTTCCTTTCGTTAAAGGGGTACAACAAAACGGAGTAGCTGCAACGATGAAACACTTTGCCCTAAATAACCAAGAACTATGGCGCGGGCATATCGATGTGGAAGTGAGCGACAGAGCGTTATATGAAATATACCTGCCTGCATTCAAAGCCGGAGTAGAAGAAGGCAAGGTATGGGCAATAATGGGTTCTTATAACAAATATAGAGGCCAGTATTGCAGCCATCACGAAAGACTTATCAATCAGATACTAAAAGGAGAATGGAATTATGACGGTGTGGTAGTTACAGATTGGGGAAGTGCCCACAACACACGTGAAGCAGCGTTGTACGGTCTTGATATAGAAATGGGAACTTGGACTAACGGGCTCACATGGGGTCAAAGTTTTGCTTACGACAATTACTATCTGGCAAAACCATATCTGAAGATGTTGGAAAAGGGCGAATTGCCGATGTCTACCCTCGATGATAAGGTTCGTAGAGTATTACGTCTAAACTTTAGAACAAATATGGACAGAAACCGTCCATACGGTAGTTTTGCGACACCCGAACATGCAGCTGTAAGCCGTGAAGTGGCTGAGCAAGGTATTGTATTGATGAAAAATACAAATAACTTTTTCCCGATAGCTAAAGACCGCTACAAGAAAATTGTTGTAATCGGAGAAAATGCAACCCGTTCTTTAACCGTAGGTGGAGGATCGTCTGAACTTAAAGTAAAGAAAGAAGTTTCTCCCCTCGAAGGATTGAAAATTAAATATGGCACTGATAAGGTATTCTACACAATGGGGTACGGTTCAGGACCTAGCGTATATGATCATTTTATTCCATCTCCGTACAACGCGGATTCATTGAAGCGAGAAGCTTTGGCTTTGGTTAAAGATGCAGACGTTGTTTTATTCTTCGGCGGGTTAAACAAGAACTATCAACAAGACTGCGAAGGCGGAGACCGTACTTCTTACGACCTGCCATTTGGTCAGAACGAACTGATCGAAGACTTGTTGAAAGTAAATAAGAACATGGGAATCTTTATCGTGAGTGGAAATGCCGTAGCTATGCCGTGGTTGGATAAAGTACCAGCTTTGATGCAGTCATGGTACCTTGGTTCGGAAGCAGGAAATGCGACAGCGAATGTAATTGCAGGTGACATCAATCCTTCCGGAAAGTTACCATTCAGTATTCCGAAGAAGTTAGAAGATAACGGTGCTATGTCTTTCGGTACAATTTCCTATCCGGGAGATAGCATCAAGCAGATATACAAAGAAGATATCTTGGTTGGTTACCGTTGGCACGATACAAAGAAAATTCCAGCATTATTTCCTTTCGGATATGGATTGTCATATACCACATTCGAGTATGGTAAAGCTTCTACAGACAAGAAAGAGTACACTAAAAATGACGAAATTAAAATAAGCCTAACTCTTACTAACAAAGGAAACGTTGACGGTGCAGAATCGGTACAGATATATGCATCACAGCAAAAACCTTCGATGGAACGCCCTGCTAAAGAATTGAAAGCGTTCAAAAAGGTTTTCTTAAAAGCCGGAGAGACTAAAAATGTAGAACTGTCAATACCTGTCAAAGACCTTGCTTTCTTCAATGACAAAGCACACGAATGGGTCGTAGAATCGGATAAGTTCACATTGCATTGTGCTGCATCATCTGCAGATGTAAAAAGCTCTGTAACAATAAATGTGAAGTAA